In one Lycium barbarum isolate Lr01 chromosome 7, ASM1917538v2, whole genome shotgun sequence genomic region, the following are encoded:
- the LOC132602916 gene encoding receptor-like protein EIX2: MESNSFQHIFLILLFQLLYVTCIDYHFVSSAGTTSVSICTETEKNALLKLKENLTDPSGRLSSWVDDRECCQWLGVSCDNKSGNVVKIDLGNKFSRNHELGGEINPSLLELQHLRYLDLSMNNFGGIQVPEFIGQIKELRYLNLSGASFSGSLSPFLGNLSNLRVLDLSFYSDQPAEKNLEWMKGLSSLEHLNLGGSDLSKATNSWLLTINNHLPSLLELHLPQCQLLNLPSSLPSLNLTSLLVLDISNNAFNSSIFPRWIFKLSNLVHLDLSSNNILSELPDEFAKLTSLEYLDLSSNYGANGTLKRSLGKLCNLKTLILSDNNITGDITDFIDALSECQINSLETLDLSHNALTGNLPATLGYLRKLKDVQLRYNSLTGTIPETIGHLSSLETLYLTSNKMTGNLTPNIGQLTSLVSLDISENMWEGIVTEAHLLNLSNLQEFSIGVKLGRNITLAFNINPSWTPLFKLTFLTIQSCQLGPKFPHWLKDQNELTSITINTAGISDVVPDWFVELDLKLYNLDMAYNNLTGKIPNKFQFNIDAYVDLNTNSFEGPLPLWSSNVTILDLRDNLFSGPIPLNICGALPDLTDLDISMNSLNGTIPLCIGDINQLITLGLDNNQLIGQIPDFWGKLPYLYWIDLSGNHLSGQIPGSLGSLSYLMFLRLSGNNLSGELPLSLRNCTRMISIDLSNNQFLGLIPAWLGETMRSLSILSVRNNRFSGPIPLQICTLSNLHVLDLSGNNLYGCIPSCFGNLEAFKVELTDAEAAQYQGKLNLEAKGRILSYETILYLVNSIDLSSNNLSGEIPVEITSLHKLGTLNLSRNHLTGNIPTDIGKLGWVETLDLSINQLSGPIPPSIATLDFLTHFNLSYNKLTGKIPTSTQFQTKVDPTIFQGNAALCGPPLKECVGDRTKTSDSGTDDEGETDDEDKLEKVWFFVVVGLGYLVGFWVFFGTLVIKKRWRIAYFRFIETCILELDEWSWSFLHKMLGYLTCRRNT; encoded by the coding sequence ATGGAGAGCAACTCATTTCAACATATCTTTCTCATATTGTTATTTCAACTTTTGTATGTCACTTGCATAGATTATCACTTTGTTTCCTCTGCTGGCACCACTAGTGTAAGCATTTGCACTGAAACAGAGAAGAATGCACTGCTAAAGCTTAAAGAAAATCTCACAGATCCTTCTGGCAGGCTATCTTCTTGGGTTGATGATCGAGAATGTTGTCAATGGCTTGGTGTAAGCTGTGATAACAAGAGCGGAAACGTCGTAAAGATTGATCTCGGGAATAAATTCTCAAGAAACCATGAATTAGGAGGTGAGATTAATCCATCTTTACTCGAGTTACAACACTTGAGATACTTAGACTTGAGCATGAACAATTTTGGAGGAATCCAAGTGCCTGAATTCATTGGTCAAATCAAAGAATTGAGGTATCTCAATCTTTCAGGGGCTTCTTTTTCTGGTTCATTATCTCCATTTCTTGGGAACCTCTCAAATTTGCGAGTTCTTGATTTGAGTTTCTACTCGGATCAGCCAGCTGAGAAAAACCTTGAGTGGATGAAAGGACTTTCTTCTTTGGAACATTTAAATTTGGGAGGTTCAGATCTTAGCAAAGCTACTAATTCTTGGCTTCTAACAATCAATAATCATCTTCCTTCTCTCTTGGAGTTGCACTTGCCTCAATGTCAACTTTTAAACCTTCCATCTTCTCTTCCATCCCTAAATCTTACTTCCCTTTTGGTACTTGATATTTCCAACAATGCTTTCAACTCAAGTATTTTCCCTCGATGGATATTCAAACTTAGTAACCTTGTCCATCTTGACCTAAGCTCCAACAATATTCTTAGTGAACTGCCTGATGAGTTTGCAAAGCTCACTTCCCTAGAATATCTTGATCTATCTTCCAACTATGGTGCCAATGGGACACTCAAAAGAAGCTTGGGGAAGCTATGCAATTTGAAGACTTTGATCCTCTCCGACAACAACATCACTGGAGACATTACTGATTTCATCGATGCCTTATCAGAATGCCAAATCAACAGCTTGGAGACATTGGACTTGAGTCACAATGCATTAACTGGGAATCTTCCTGCTACATTAGGCTACTTGAGGAAGCTAAAAGATGTTCAACTGAGGTACAACTCACTGACAGGCACAATACCTGAAACTATAGGGCACTTATCATCCTTGGAGACGCTCTATCTCACATCAAACAAAATGACTGGGAACCTCACCCCAAATATCGGGCAGCTCACGTCGCTGGTCTCATTGGATATCTCTGAGAATATGTGGGAAGGTATTGTCACAGAAGCCCATTTACTGAATCTTTCTAACTTGCAAGAATTTTCAATTGGCGTGAAACTTGGTAGGAATATTACCTTGGCATTTAACATCAACCCAAGTTGGACTCCTCTATTCAAGTTGACATTCTTGACTATCCAGTCATGCCAATTAGGCCCCAAATTCCCACATTGGCTGAAGGATCAGAATGAGCTCACCAGCATAACAATCAATACCGCAGGGATTTCCGATGTTGTACCAGATTGGTTTGTAGAGTTGGATTTGAAGCTGTATAATCTAGACATGGCTTACAACAACTTGACAGGGAAAATTCCGAACAAATTTCAGTTCAACATTGATGCCTATGTGGATTTAAACACCAATAGCTTCGAGGGACCTCTCCCACTATGGTCTTCTAATGTTACAATATTGGATTTGAGGGATAACTTGTTTTCAGGACCTATTCCTCTCAACATATGCGGAGCACTTCCCGATTTAACAGACTTGGACATCTCCATGAACAGCCTAAATGGCACCATTCCCTTGTGCATCGGTGATATCAATCAGTTGATTACTTTAGGCCTCGATAATAACCAACTTATAGGACAAATTCCTGATTTCTGGGGTAAGCTACCATATCTTTATTGGATAGATCTGTCAGGGAACCATCTATCTGGCCAAATTCCAGGTTCACTAGGTTCTTTATCTTATCTGATGTTCTTAAGACTCTCAGGCAACAATCTCTCTGGAGAACTGCCTTTGAGTTTGAGAAATTGCACGAGAATGATTAGCATTGATCTTAGTAACAATCAATTCTTAGGGCTAATCCCAGCTTGGCTAGGAGAAACAATGAGATCACTATCAATCCTCAGTGTAAGGAATAATAGGTTTTCTGGCCCTATTCCTTTACAAATATGTACTCTTTCAAATCTTCACGTACTGGACCTTTCAGGAAACAACTTATATGGTTGTATCCCATCATGTTTTGGCAACTTGGAAGCCTTCAAGGTTGAGCTAACTGATGCAGAAGCTGCACAATATCAAGGGAAACTGAACCTGGAGGCGAAAGGAAGAATACTTTCTTATGAGACTATCCTTTACCTGGTCAATAGTATCGATCTCTCGAGCAACAATTTGTCAGGAGAAATCCCAGTAGAGATAACAAGTTTACACAAACTTGGAACCTTGAACTTGTCCAGGAACCATTTGACAGGAAATATACCGACAGATATTGGAAAGTTAGGATGGGTTGAAACCTTGGATCTTTCAATAAATCAGTTGTCAGGTCCTATCCCACCAAGCATAGCTACTTTAGACTTTCTGACTCACTTTAACTTATCTTACAATAAGTTGACAGGAAAAATTCCCACTAGTACTCAGTTCCAAACCAAAGTTGATCCAACAATTTTCCAAGGAAATGCTGCACTTTGTGGTCCTCCTCTAAAAGAATGTGTTGGTGACAGGACTAAAACATCTGATAGTGGAACGGATGACGAAGGAGAAACTGATGATGAAGATAAACTTGAGAAAGTGTggttctttgttgttgttggtttgggaTACTTGGTTGGCTTTTGGGTATTTTTTGGCACTTTGGTCATCAAGAAAAGATGGAGAATTGCTTATTTCAGATTTATAGAGACATGCATTTTGGAGTTGGACGAATGGTCATGGAGTTTTCTGCATAAAATGTTAGGATATTTAACGTGTAGAAGAAACACTTAG
- the LOC132602766 gene encoding receptor-like protein EIX2: MDSNSFQLIFLILLFQLLYFTCINYHFVSSAGTFSVGTCIETEKNALLKVKEHLTDPSSRLSSWVDQEDCCQWLGVSCDNKTGNVVRIDLRNKFSSNHELGGEINPSLLELQHLRYLDLSMNSFGGIQVPEFIGQIKELRYLNLSRASFSGSIFPFLGNPSNLRVLDLSSYSDQPAEKDLEWIKGLSSLEHLNLGGSDLSKATNSWLLTINNHLPSLLELHLRQCQLLNLPSSLPSLNLTSLLVLDLSNNAFNSSIFPRWIFKLSNLVHLDLSSNNILSQLPDEFAKLNSLEYLDLSSNYGFNGTLNRSWGNYAI; the protein is encoded by the coding sequence ATGGACAGCAACTCATTTCAACTTATCTTTCTCATATTGTTATTTCAACTTTTGTATTTCACTTGCATAAACTATCACTTTGTTTCCTCTGCTGGCACCTTTAGTGTAGGCACTTGCATTGAAACAGAGAAGAATGCACTGCTAAAAGTTAAAGAACATCTCACAGATCCTTCAAGCAGGCTATCTTCTTGGGTTGATCAAGAAGATTGTTGTCAATGGCTTGGTGTAAGCTGTGACAATAAGACCGGAAATGTCGTAAGGATTGATCTCAGGAACAAATTTTCAAGTAACCATGAATTGGGAGGTGAGATTAATCCATCTTTACTTGAGTTACAACACTTGAGATACTTAGACTTGAGCATGAACAGTTTTGGAGGAATCCAAGTGCCTGAATTCATTGGTCAAATCAAAGAATTGAGGTATCTCAATCTTTCTCGAGCTTCTTTTTCTGGTTCAATATTTCCATTTTTAGGAAACCCCTCAAACTTGCGAGTTCTTGATTTGAGTTCCTACTCGGATCAGCCAGCTGAGAAAGACCTTGAATGGATAAAAGGACTTTCTTCTTTGGAACACTTAAATTTGGGAGGTTCAGATCTTAGCAAAGCTACTAATTCTTGGCTTCTAACAATCAATAATCATCTTCCTTCTCTCTTGGAGTTGCACTTGCGTCAATGTCAACTTTTAAACCTTCCATCTTCTCTTCCATCCCTAAATCTTACTTCCCTTTTGGTACTTGATCTTTCCAACAATGCTTTCAACTCAAGTATTTTCCCTCGATGGATATTCAAACTTAGTAACCTTGTCCATCTTGACCTAAGCTCCAACAATATTCTTAGTCAACTGCCTGATGAGTTTGCAAAGCTCAATTCCCTTGAATACCTTGATCTTTCTTCCAACTATGGTTTCAATGGGACACTCAACAGAAGTTGGGGAAACTATGCAATTTGA
- the LOC132602919 gene encoding receptor-like protein EIX2 yields the protein MSENRLFGKIPGSLGSLSYLMFLRLSGNNLFGELPSSLRNCTRMISIDLSNNRLSGLIPAWLGETMRSLLILSLRKNRFSGPIPLKICILSGLHILDLSRNNLSGSIPSCFGNMEAFKVELTDAEVAPYEGKLNVVAKGRILYYDTILYLVNSIDLSSNSLSGEIPVEITSLVKIVTLNLSKNHLTGNIPTDIGNLGWVETLDLSINQLSGPIPPSIASLDFLTHFNFSYNKLTGKIPTSTQFQTKVDPTIFQGNAALCGPPLKECVGDRTKTSDNGTNDEGETDDEDKLEKVWFFAVVGLGYLVGFWVFFGTLVIKKRWRIAYFRFIETCILELNEWSWSFLHKMLGYLTCRRNT from the coding sequence ATGTCAGAGAACCGTTTATTCGGCAAAATTCCAGGCTCACTAGGTTCTCTCTCTTATCTAATGTTCTTAAGACTGTCAGGCAACAATCTCTTTGGAGAACTGCCTTCGAGTTTGAGAAATTGCACGCGAATGATTAGCATTGATCTTAGTAACAATCGGTTGTCAGGGCTAATCCCAGCTTGGCTAGGGGAAACAATGAGATCACTGTTAATCCTCAGTTTAAGGAAGAATAGGTTTTCCGGCCCCATTCCTTTAAAAATATGTATCCTTTCAGGTCTTCACATACTGGACCTTTCAAGAAACAACTTATCTGGTTCTATCCCGTCCTGTTTTGGAAATATGGAAGCCTTCAAGGTTGAGCTAACTGATGCAGAAGTTGCACCATATGAAGGGAAACTGAACGTGGTGGCAAAAGGAAGAATACTTTATTATGATACTATCCTTTACCTAGTAAATAGTATCGACCTCTCGAGCAACAGTTTATCTGGAGAAATCCCAGTAGAGATAACAAGCTTGGTTAAAATTGTCACCTTGAACTTGTCCAAGAACCATTTGACAGGAAATATACCGACAGATATAGGAAATTTAGGATGGGTTGAAACCTTAGATCTTTCAATAAATCAGTTGTCAGGTCCTATCCCACCAAGCATAGCTAGTTTAGACTTTCTGACTCATTTTAACTTCTCTTACAATAAGTTGACAGGAAAAATTCCCACTAGTACTCAGTTCCAAACCAAAGTTGATCCAACAATTTTCCAAGGAAATGCTGCACTTTGTGGTCCTCCTCTGAAAGAATGTGTTGGTGACAGGACTAAAACATCTGATAATGGAACGAATGACGAAGGAGAAACTGATGATGAAGATAAACTTGAGAAAGTGTggttctttgctgttgttggtttGGGATACTTGGTTGGATTTTGGGTATTTTTTGGCACTTTGGTCATCAAGAAAAGATGGAGAATTGCTTATTTCAGATTTATAGAGACATGCATTTTGGAGTTGAACGAATGGTCATGGAGTTTTCTGCATAAAATGTTAGGATATTTAACGTGTAGAAGAAACACTTAG